In the Geovibrio ferrireducens genome, one interval contains:
- a CDS encoding P-II family nitrogen regulator → MKKIEAIIKPFKLDDVKEKLTEVGIRGITISEVKGFGRQKGHTELYRGAEYVIDFIPKIKIEVVLPDEMVDDAVNIIMESAKTGRIGDGKIFVTTIDQIVRIRTGETGEEAL, encoded by the coding sequence TTGAAAAAGATTGAAGCAATCATCAAACCATTCAAACTTGACGATGTAAAAGAAAAGCTCACTGAAGTAGGAATCAGAGGCATCACTATCTCCGAAGTAAAAGGATTCGGCAGGCAGAAAGGCCACACTGAACTGTACAGAGGTGCAGAGTACGTAATTGATTTTATCCCTAAAATCAAAATTGAAGTTGTGCTCCCTGATGAAATGGTGGACGACGCGGTTAATATCATTATGGAATCCGCCAAAACAGGACGCATCGGTGATGGTAAAATTTTTGTCACCACAATTGATCAGATCGTAAGAATAAGAACCGGAGAAACAGGAGAGGAAGCCCTTTAA